A single genomic interval of Cystobacter ferrugineus harbors:
- a CDS encoding DUF4276 family protein codes for MSVEHVEVFVEEPSMEAALRLVLPRMLGDTSFEVYPHQCKDELLMRLPERLRGYASWLPETWRIVVVVDRDDDDCVELKRKLESLALEAGLSTRSSPKKKVYAVVNRVAIEELEAWYFGDWDAVRTAYPRVKPTVPAQARYRDPDGIAGGTWEAFEHVLKNAGYFKTGLRKIEVARAVGEHMVPSRNLSRSFQSLRIALSEMASANSGAP; via the coding sequence ATGAGCGTCGAACATGTAGAGGTGTTTGTTGAGGAACCCTCTATGGAGGCGGCCCTGCGGCTTGTTCTGCCACGAATGCTCGGCGACACTTCATTCGAGGTCTACCCTCACCAATGCAAGGATGAATTGTTGATGCGACTTCCGGAGCGCTTGCGGGGTTATGCGAGCTGGCTCCCAGAGACGTGGCGTATCGTGGTGGTGGTGGACCGCGATGATGACGACTGTGTTGAGCTCAAGCGCAAGCTTGAAAGTCTCGCCTTGGAGGCTGGCCTCTCCACGAGGTCATCACCCAAGAAGAAAGTCTACGCTGTCGTCAATCGAGTTGCGATCGAGGAACTTGAGGCTTGGTATTTCGGAGACTGGGATGCTGTCCGAACTGCATATCCGCGGGTAAAGCCAACCGTTCCCGCTCAAGCCAGATACCGCGATCCCGATGGTATCGCGGGCGGTACATGGGAAGCCTTTGAGCATGTGCTCAAGAACGCAGGTTATTTCAAGACCGGGCTGCGGAAGATAGAGGTGGCCCGAGCGGTCGGCGAGCACATGGTTCCTTCTCGGAATCTGTCTCGGAGCTTCCAGTCTCTACGGATCGCGCTCAGCGAAATGGCATCCGCCAACTCGGGTGCACCCTGA
- a CDS encoding AAA family ATPase, with translation MAGKTKSKMQPRSSGPPRIEYLRVENYRALKAVEFKDVTPLTALLGPNGSGKSTVFDVFNFLSECFQFGLRHAWDRRGRARELKTRGQDGPVVIEIKYRERPGLPVITYHLALDEGAKGPFVAEEWLQWKRGSYGAPFRFLDYKNGQGYAISGELPDEKEQRKETPLRSPDLIAVNTLGQFAAHPRVAALREFITDWYVSYLSIDDTRGQPEAGPQERLSKTGDNLPNVIQYLKEQHPRHLEQIFAILQRRVPRLEKVLAEPMPDGRLLLQIKDAPFERPVLSRFASDGTLKLLAYLTVLHDPEPPQFVGIEEPENFLHPRLLPELAEECRAATERSQLLVTTHSPFFLNALKPEEVRVLYRNEQGYSQAIRASDIQGVPQFVEAGASMGHLWLEGRFGVGDPLVNAGAPRKKGGRG, from the coding sequence ATGGCTGGTAAGACCAAGTCCAAAATGCAGCCCCGTTCTAGTGGGCCGCCACGCATCGAGTATCTGCGGGTCGAGAACTACCGCGCCCTCAAGGCTGTTGAGTTCAAGGATGTCACTCCACTCACTGCTCTCCTCGGGCCGAATGGCAGCGGCAAGTCGACCGTCTTTGATGTCTTCAATTTTCTCTCCGAGTGCTTCCAATTCGGGTTGCGCCACGCATGGGACCGCCGTGGACGAGCCAGGGAGTTGAAGACGCGCGGGCAGGACGGCCCCGTGGTCATCGAAATCAAGTACAGGGAGCGCCCTGGACTTCCCGTCATCACATACCACCTGGCGCTTGATGAAGGAGCCAAGGGTCCGTTCGTTGCCGAGGAGTGGTTGCAATGGAAACGAGGGTCCTATGGTGCTCCCTTTCGTTTTCTCGACTACAAGAATGGACAGGGGTACGCCATTAGCGGCGAACTTCCTGATGAGAAAGAGCAACGCAAGGAGACACCGCTACGGTCGCCCGACCTGATTGCCGTCAACACGCTGGGTCAGTTTGCCGCGCATCCACGGGTCGCTGCGCTCCGTGAGTTCATCACCGATTGGTACGTCTCCTACCTGTCGATCGACGACACCCGTGGGCAACCCGAAGCTGGGCCCCAGGAGCGCCTCAGCAAGACTGGCGATAACCTTCCGAACGTCATCCAGTACCTCAAGGAACAACATCCGCGTCATCTGGAACAGATCTTCGCGATCCTCCAACGCCGGGTACCGCGCCTTGAGAAGGTATTGGCGGAACCCATGCCGGACGGCCGTCTGCTTCTGCAGATAAAGGATGCGCCTTTCGAGCGCCCGGTGCTGTCGCGCTTTGCATCGGATGGAACGCTCAAGCTACTCGCCTACCTCACGGTGCTGCATGATCCCGAGCCTCCTCAGTTCGTGGGCATCGAGGAGCCCGAGAACTTCCTGCATCCGCGCCTTCTGCCCGAACTCGCGGAGGAATGCAGGGCCGCAACCGAGCGTTCACAGCTCCTGGTGACCACGCATTCGCCGTTCTTCCTCAATGCCTTGAAGCCGGAGGAGGTCCGTGTCCTCTACCGCAACGAGCAAGGTTATTCCCAGGCCATTCGGGCGTCAGACATCCAAGGGGTGCCCCAGTTTGTCGAGGCTGGTGCGTCCATGGGTCATCTATGGCTCGAGGGCAGGTTTGGTGTCGGCGATCCCCTGGTAAACGCGGGGGCCCCGCGGAAAAAGGGGGGACGGGGATGA